A stretch of Hirundo rustica isolate bHirRus1 chromosome 22, bHirRus1.pri.v3, whole genome shotgun sequence DNA encodes these proteins:
- the RER1 gene encoding protein RER1 → MSEGDSIGESVHGKPSVVYRFFSRLGQIYQSWLDKSTPYTAVRWIVTLGLSFIYMIRVYLLQGWYIVTYALGIYHLNLFIAFLSPKVDPSLMEDSDDGPSLPTRQNEEFRPFIRRLPEFKFWHSATKGILVAMACTFFEAFNVPVFWPILVMYFIMLFCITMKRQIKHMIKYRYIPFTHGKRKYKGKEDVGKTFAS, encoded by the exons ATGTCAGAAGGGGACAGCATTGGGGAGTCTGTGCATGGAAAACCTTCCGTGGTTTACAGATTTTTCTCAAGACTTGGACAG ATCTACCAGTCCTGGTTAGACAAATCCACCCCCTACACCGCAGTGCGATGGATTGTAACGTTGGGGCTGAGCTTTATCTACATGATTAGAGTTTATTTACTGCAG GGTTGGTACATTGTGACATATGCCTTGGGTATCTACCACCTCAACCTCTTCATAGCTTTCCTGTCGCCAAAGGTAGACCCCTCTCTAATGGAAGATTCAG aTGATGGTCCTTCCTTACCTACAAGGCAAAATGAAGAATTTCGGCCTTTCATTAGAAGGCTCCCAGAATTCAAATTCTG GCACTCTGCCACTAAAGGAATCCTGGTTGCTATGGCCTGTACATTCTTTGAGGCTTTCAACGTTCCTGTGTTTTGGCCAATCCTTGTGATGTACTTCATTATGCTATTTTGTATCACTATGAAGAGGCAAATCAAG caCATGATAAAGTACAGATATATACCCTTCACACATGGCAAGAGGAAATacaaagggaaggaggatgtGGGGAAGACCTTTGCTAGCTAG